The Streptomyces luteogriseus genome includes a window with the following:
- a CDS encoding cholesterol oxidase substrate-binding domain-containing protein, protein MTTGATNNYPSAASSWTRRGFLRTAAALAVVPGLPADPAAAAAELPDFPADVALYRSAYRNWVGEITADGLWACAPGSPDELVDVVNWAWRHGWRVRARGASHGWSPLTVTEGTPSGAPVLLVDTSPHLTGLALDSPTAVRAGTGVTMEALLTFLEEHGLGVTAAPAPGVLTLGGALAVDAHGTAVPARGERRPPGHTYGSLSNLVLSLTAVVWDARAGAYVLHTFHRDEADCAALLTHLGRALVTEVVLRAGANTDLRCVSRTDIPAGELFAAPGSGDARTFASFLDEAGRVEAIWFAFTEHPWLKVWSVSPTRPLTSRKVTRPYNYPFSDNIPGPVAELVGRMTSDAAWYLAPLLGTAQYEAAALGLVTTLSADLWGPSKNTLLYLKPSTLRVHANGYAVLTSRDRVQRVVSEFAAFYRERLTAYAARGSFPVNGSVEIRVTGLDEPGEAGVAGARTPLLSALRPPADHPEWDTAVWLDILTLPGTPDAEAFLREIERFLLRTFDGGSALTRVEWSKGWAYTDDGVWSDEEVLGGVVPAAVGPSEWAEADAALDRLDPHRVYGNAFLDRLFGKADAP, encoded by the coding sequence GTGACCACTGGTGCAACGAACAACTACCCGTCGGCCGCCTCCTCCTGGACCCGCAGGGGCTTCCTCCGCACCGCCGCGGCACTGGCCGTGGTGCCCGGTCTGCCGGCGGATCCGGCGGCCGCCGCCGCGGAGTTGCCGGACTTCCCGGCGGATGTCGCGCTGTACCGCTCGGCGTACCGCAACTGGGTCGGCGAGATCACCGCCGACGGCCTGTGGGCCTGTGCGCCGGGCAGCCCGGACGAACTGGTCGACGTCGTCAACTGGGCGTGGCGGCACGGGTGGCGGGTGCGCGCCCGGGGCGCCTCGCACGGCTGGTCGCCCCTGACGGTCACGGAGGGGACGCCGTCCGGCGCGCCGGTCCTCCTCGTCGACACCTCGCCCCACCTCACCGGTCTGGCCCTGGACTCCCCCACCGCCGTGCGCGCCGGAACCGGCGTGACCATGGAGGCGCTGCTGACCTTCCTGGAGGAGCACGGTCTCGGCGTCACGGCCGCGCCCGCTCCCGGGGTCCTGACCCTGGGCGGCGCCCTCGCCGTCGACGCGCACGGCACCGCAGTTCCCGCGCGGGGCGAGCGACGGCCGCCCGGGCACACATACGGCTCGCTCAGCAATCTGGTCCTGTCCCTGACGGCTGTCGTGTGGGACGCCCGGGCCGGCGCGTACGTGCTGCACACGTTCCACCGGGACGAGGCGGACTGCGCCGCGCTGCTGACCCACCTCGGCCGGGCCCTGGTGACGGAGGTGGTGCTGCGGGCGGGCGCGAACACCGACCTCAGGTGCGTGAGCCGTACCGACATCCCGGCCGGGGAGCTGTTCGCCGCGCCCGGCTCGGGCGACGCGCGGACCTTCGCGAGCTTCCTGGACGAGGCGGGGCGGGTCGAGGCGATCTGGTTCGCCTTCACCGAGCATCCCTGGCTGAAGGTGTGGAGCGTCTCCCCCACCCGGCCGCTGACCTCGCGGAAGGTGACCCGGCCGTACAACTACCCGTTCTCGGACAACATCCCGGGGCCGGTGGCGGAGCTGGTCGGCCGGATGACGTCGGACGCGGCCTGGTACCTGGCGCCGCTGCTCGGAACCGCGCAGTACGAGGCCGCCGCGCTGGGGCTGGTGACGACGCTGTCCGCCGACCTCTGGGGGCCGTCCAAGAACACGCTGCTGTATCTGAAGCCGAGCACGCTGCGGGTGCACGCCAACGGCTACGCGGTCCTCACCTCCCGGGACCGGGTGCAGCGGGTCGTCTCCGAGTTCGCCGCGTTCTACCGGGAGCGGCTGACGGCCTACGCCGCCCGGGGCAGCTTCCCGGTCAACGGCTCGGTGGAGATCCGGGTGACGGGCCTGGACGAGCCGGGCGAGGCCGGGGTGGCCGGGGCCCGGACACCGCTGCTGTCGGCGCTCCGGCCGCCCGCGGACCATCCCGAGTGGGACACGGCCGTGTGGCTGGACATCCTGACGCTGCCGGGCACGCCGGACGCGGAGGCGTTCCTGCGCGAGATCGAGCGGTTCCTGCTGCGCACCTTCGACGGCGGGTCCGCGCTCACCCGGGTCGAATGGTCCAAGGGGTGGGCGTACACGGACGACGGGGTGTGGAGCGACGAGGAGGTGCTGGGCGGCGTCGTCCCGGCGGCGGTCGGCCCGTCCGAGTGGGCGGAGGCGGACGCGGCGCTGGACCGGCTCGATCCGCACCGCGTGTACGGCAACGCGTTCCTGGACCGGCTGTTCGGCAAGGCGGACGCGCCCTAG
- a CDS encoding FAD-dependent monooxygenase, which produces MFVKVACVGGGPAGLYLSILLKRQDPSHDVTVYERDPEGSTYGWGVTYWRHLLDRLHEKDPESADVLDADSVRWSAGVAHVRGLTTRHSGDQGHGIGRHRLLEILAARARDLGVRLEYEREITPGDLPSGADLIVAADGVRSALRTRHAPHFGSRLTPGRNHYVWLGTTKVFDAFTFAFVETAHGWIWCYGYGYGPDRSTCVVECAPETWTGLGLDRASEADSRALLEKLFVDVLDGHPLLGRPGGTPWQTFRTLTNDTWHHGNLVLLGDAAHTTHYSIGAGTTLALEDAIALAAALREHPELPQALARYERERRAALLPVQSAARYSAQWYENLPRYMHLPPERMFALLGQRHSPLLPYVPPQLYYRLDRAAGQLEPLRRFKRWLGPKVARTVHARSLASRE; this is translated from the coding sequence GTGTTCGTGAAGGTCGCCTGTGTCGGTGGCGGACCAGCCGGTCTGTACCTCTCGATCCTGCTCAAGCGGCAGGACCCGTCCCACGACGTCACCGTCTACGAACGCGATCCGGAGGGTTCCACCTACGGCTGGGGCGTGACGTACTGGCGCCACCTGCTCGACCGGCTCCACGAGAAGGACCCCGAGTCGGCGGACGTCCTCGACGCCGACTCGGTCCGCTGGAGCGCCGGCGTCGCCCACGTCCGGGGCCTGACGACCCGGCACAGCGGCGACCAGGGCCACGGCATCGGCCGCCACCGGCTGCTGGAGATCCTCGCCGCCCGGGCCCGCGACCTCGGCGTACGTCTGGAGTACGAGCGCGAGATCACCCCCGGCGACCTGCCCTCCGGCGCCGACCTGATCGTGGCGGCCGACGGTGTCCGCAGCGCCCTGCGCACCCGCCACGCCCCACACTTCGGCAGCCGGCTCACGCCCGGGCGCAACCACTACGTCTGGCTCGGCACCACCAAGGTCTTCGACGCCTTCACCTTCGCCTTCGTGGAAACCGCCCACGGCTGGATCTGGTGCTACGGCTACGGCTACGGCCCCGACCGCAGCACCTGCGTCGTCGAATGCGCGCCCGAGACCTGGACCGGCCTGGGACTCGACCGGGCGAGCGAGGCCGACAGCCGCGCCCTGCTGGAAAAGCTCTTCGTCGACGTCCTGGACGGGCACCCCCTGCTGGGCCGCCCCGGCGGCACCCCGTGGCAGACCTTCCGCACCCTCACCAACGACACCTGGCACCACGGCAACCTGGTCCTGCTCGGCGACGCCGCCCACACCACCCACTACTCCATCGGCGCCGGCACCACCCTCGCCCTGGAGGACGCGATCGCCCTGGCCGCCGCGCTGCGCGAGCACCCCGAACTCCCGCAGGCCCTCGCCCGCTACGAGCGGGAACGCAGAGCGGCCCTCCTGCCCGTGCAGAGCGCGGCCCGCTACAGCGCCCAGTGGTACGAGAACCTGCCGCGCTACATGCACCTGCCGCCGGAGCGCATGTTCGCCCTGCTCGGCCAGCGCCACTCGCCCCTGCTGCCCTACGTCCCGCCCCAGCTGTACTACCGGCTCGACCGGGCCGCCGGGCAACTGGAACCGCTGCGGCGGTTCAAGCGCTGGCTGGGGCCGAAGGTCGCGCGCACCGTGCACGCGCGGTCGCTGGCCTCGCGGGAATAG
- the melC1 gene encoding apotyrosinase chaperone MelC1: MPELSRRSALTAAAVLATSAGTLSAVAPASAAGHHDSPGTFDEVYKGRRIQGRPATGSGHHAHHGAGYAVFVDGVELHVMRNADGSWISVVSHYDPVATPRAAARAAVDELQGAPLLPFPAN; encoded by the coding sequence ATGCCGGAACTCAGCCGTCGCAGCGCGCTCACCGCCGCGGCCGTCCTCGCCACGAGCGCCGGGACGTTGTCAGCCGTCGCCCCGGCGTCGGCCGCCGGGCACCACGACTCCCCCGGAACCTTCGACGAGGTCTACAAGGGGCGCCGGATACAGGGCCGGCCGGCCACCGGGTCCGGTCACCACGCCCATCACGGCGCGGGTTACGCGGTGTTCGTCGACGGGGTCGAGCTGCATGTGATGCGCAACGCCGACGGCAGCTGGATCAGCGTCGTCAGCCACTACGACCCGGTGGCCACCCCGCGCGCCGCCGCCCGCGCCGCGGTGGACGAGCTGCAGGGCGCGCCCCTGCTGCCCTTCCCCGCCAACTGA
- the melC2 gene encoding tyrosinase MelC2 has protein sequence MAVRKNQATLTADEKRRFVAALLELKRSGRYDEFVTTHNAFIVSDTDNGERTGHRSPSFLPWHRRFLLEFERALQSVDASVSLPYWDWTVDRTPRASLWAPDFLGGTGRERDGRVTDGPFSASGGNWPVSVRVDSRTFLRRSLGSGTRELPTRADVESVLSMSTYDMAPWNSGSDGFRNHLEGWRGVNLHNRVHVWVGGQMATGVSPNDPVFWLHHAYIDKLWAEWQRRHPGSGYLPAAGTPNVIDLNETMRPWHDMSPADLLDHTPHYTFDV, from the coding sequence ATGGCAGTCCGCAAGAACCAGGCCACCCTGACCGCCGACGAGAAGCGGCGTTTCGTCGCCGCGCTGCTGGAGCTGAAGCGCAGCGGCCGTTACGACGAGTTCGTCACGACCCACAACGCGTTCATCGTCTCCGACACCGACAACGGCGAGCGGACCGGGCACCGCTCACCGTCCTTCCTGCCCTGGCACCGAAGATTCCTGCTGGAGTTCGAGCGGGCGCTGCAGTCGGTGGACGCGTCGGTGTCGCTGCCGTACTGGGACTGGACCGTCGACCGTACGCCGCGCGCCTCGCTGTGGGCGCCCGACTTCCTCGGCGGCACCGGGCGGGAGCGGGACGGCCGGGTGACGGACGGTCCGTTCTCCGCGTCGGGCGGGAACTGGCCGGTCAGTGTGCGGGTCGACAGCCGTACGTTCCTGCGGCGCTCCCTCGGCTCCGGGACGCGCGAGCTGCCGACGCGGGCCGACGTCGAGTCGGTGCTGTCGATGTCCACGTACGACATGGCGCCGTGGAACAGCGGCTCGGACGGCTTCCGCAACCACCTCGAAGGGTGGCGGGGCGTCAACCTGCACAACCGCGTCCACGTCTGGGTCGGCGGACAGATGGCCACCGGGGTGTCCCCCAACGACCCGGTGTTCTGGCTGCACCACGCCTACATAGACAAGCTGTGGGCCGAGTGGCAGCGCCGGCACCCCGGCTCCGGCTATCTTCCGGCCGCGGGCACGCCGAACGTGATCGACCTCAACGAGACGATGCGGCCCTGGCACGACATGAGCCCGGCGGACCTGCTGGACCACACACCGCACTACACGTTCGACGTCTGA
- a CDS encoding ribonuclease H family protein: MIERMRERVVAACDGASKGNPGPAGWAWVVADASETPERWEAGPLGKATNNVAELTALERLLTATEPDVPLEIRMDSQYAMKAVTTWLPGWKRNGWKTAAGKPVANQDLVVRIDELLDGRSVEFRYVPAHQVDGDRLNDFADRAASQAATIQEPAGSGLGSPEPPPSPDTPAKAPRSRPRGGAARTAKTAGGKGSPRTIKAKFPGRCVCGRSYAAGEPIAKNDSGWGHPECRTGATV, translated from the coding sequence ATGATCGAGCGTATGCGTGAACGTGTAGTGGCCGCGTGCGACGGGGCTTCGAAGGGGAATCCCGGGCCCGCCGGCTGGGCCTGGGTCGTAGCCGACGCTTCCGAGACGCCGGAGCGGTGGGAGGCGGGGCCGCTCGGCAAGGCCACCAACAACGTCGCCGAACTCACCGCGCTGGAGCGCCTGCTGACGGCGACCGAGCCGGACGTGCCGCTCGAGATCCGCATGGACTCGCAGTACGCGATGAAGGCCGTCACCACGTGGCTGCCCGGCTGGAAGCGCAACGGCTGGAAGACCGCCGCCGGCAAGCCGGTCGCCAACCAGGACCTCGTCGTGCGCATCGACGAACTCCTGGACGGCCGCTCGGTCGAGTTCCGCTACGTCCCCGCCCACCAGGTCGACGGCGACCGGCTCAACGACTTCGCCGACCGCGCCGCCAGCCAGGCCGCCACCATCCAGGAGCCCGCGGGCAGCGGCCTCGGCTCCCCCGAGCCGCCGCCCTCCCCGGACACCCCGGCGAAGGCCCCCCGCTCCCGCCCACGCGGCGGCGCGGCCCGCACGGCCAAGACCGCGGGCGGTAAGGGCTCCCCGCGCACCATCAAGGCGAAGTTCCCCGGCCGGTGCGTGTGCGGCCGCTCGTACGCGGCCGGCGAGCCCATCGCCAAGAACGACAGCGGGTGGGGCCACCCGGAGTGCCGCACGGGCGCGACCGTCTGA
- a CDS encoding VOC family protein encodes MAVQPEGTPCWADAMFGDLEGAKSFYGEVLGWTFAEASAEFGNYTEAYANGKAVAAVVPPMPGQEGLSQWCLYFASQDAAATAARIRDHGGEVLMEPMQVGDFGTMCLARDPGGVVFGVWQAGTHEGFQMMGEPGAYAWAEVFTREPDKSDAFFPAVFSYRQRDMQDGEMDFRIYDLGERSVLGRMKMGEEFPPDVQPYVNVYFTVTDCDEAVAKATKLGGVLRFGPMTTPFGRFAAISDPQGANLSVIDTTTTEGEMPKLTDVA; translated from the coding sequence ATGGCCGTGCAACCTGAAGGAACCCCGTGCTGGGCCGACGCGATGTTCGGCGACCTCGAAGGGGCCAAGAGCTTCTACGGCGAGGTCCTCGGCTGGACCTTCGCCGAGGCGTCCGCGGAGTTCGGCAACTACACGGAGGCCTACGCGAACGGCAAGGCGGTCGCCGCCGTCGTCCCGCCCATGCCCGGCCAGGAGGGCCTGTCGCAGTGGTGCCTCTACTTCGCGTCCCAGGACGCCGCCGCCACCGCGGCCCGCATCCGTGACCACGGCGGCGAGGTACTGATGGAGCCGATGCAGGTCGGCGACTTCGGCACCATGTGCCTGGCCCGCGATCCGGGTGGTGTCGTCTTCGGCGTCTGGCAGGCGGGCACCCACGAGGGCTTCCAGATGATGGGCGAACCCGGTGCCTACGCCTGGGCGGAGGTCTTCACCCGCGAGCCGGACAAGTCCGACGCGTTCTTCCCCGCCGTCTTCTCCTACCGGCAGCGGGACATGCAGGACGGCGAGATGGACTTCCGGATCTACGACCTGGGCGAGCGCTCCGTGCTGGGCCGGATGAAGATGGGCGAGGAGTTCCCGCCGGACGTGCAGCCGTACGTCAACGTCTACTTCACGGTCACGGACTGCGACGAGGCCGTGGCGAAGGCCACCAAGCTCGGCGGGGTGCTGCGGTTCGGCCCGATGACCACTCCCTTCGGCCGGTTCGCGGCGATCAGCGACCCGCAGGGCGCGAACCTCTCGGTGATCGACACCACGACGACCGAGGGCGAGATGCCGAAGCTGACCGACGTGGCCTAA
- a CDS encoding SGNH/GDSL hydrolase family protein, which translates to MRKPWVVGVLLAGMLLGGCGDPASAPEEPAPAAPRASATTHQRAPASPGPAPRRAPTVLYLGDSLAMEGQKVLGQELRRDLRAKYTGAPYSGTTLCDYLEGTADRSLVPASDKAAALVRRLRPDVVVLQFWGNSWGYTPCMDGITYDKSPARYFSRYDADALRLTEQIAAAGGAGRPRIVWVSQGPDPITPDRVRRVNALYEKRAAASGDLVADAGKAVSPAGGRYTWTRSLPCTAYERAHRGLCTQSGRDRTALHRDDDHLHFCLAPTTSRPKPCPVRSPGILRIAGEVVKTVRQAAR; encoded by the coding sequence ATGCGCAAGCCGTGGGTCGTGGGTGTACTGCTGGCCGGGATGCTCCTCGGCGGGTGCGGGGATCCCGCGTCCGCACCCGAGGAGCCGGCACCGGCCGCACCGCGCGCGTCGGCGACCACCCACCAGCGCGCCCCCGCCTCCCCCGGCCCGGCACCGCGGAGGGCTCCCACGGTGCTGTACCTCGGCGACTCGCTGGCGATGGAGGGCCAGAAGGTCCTGGGCCAGGAGTTACGCCGGGACCTGAGGGCGAAGTACACCGGCGCCCCGTACTCGGGCACCACCCTGTGCGACTACCTGGAGGGCACGGCCGACCGTTCCCTGGTGCCGGCCTCGGACAAGGCCGCCGCGCTGGTGCGCAGGCTGCGGCCCGACGTCGTGGTCCTGCAGTTCTGGGGGAACTCCTGGGGCTACACGCCGTGCATGGACGGCATCACCTACGACAAGTCCCCGGCCCGGTACTTCAGCCGATACGACGCCGACGCGCTGCGGCTCACCGAGCAGATCGCCGCGGCCGGGGGCGCAGGCCGCCCGAGGATCGTCTGGGTGTCGCAGGGCCCGGATCCGATCACCCCCGACCGGGTCAGGCGTGTCAACGCGCTCTACGAGAAGCGGGCCGCCGCCTCGGGGGACCTCGTGGCGGACGCCGGGAAGGCGGTGAGCCCGGCCGGCGGCCGTTACACCTGGACGCGGTCCCTGCCGTGCACGGCGTACGAGCGTGCCCACCGCGGCCTGTGCACACAGTCCGGCCGCGACCGCACCGCCCTGCACCGCGACGACGACCATCTGCACTTCTGCCTGGCTCCGACCACCAGCCGGCCGAAGCCCTGCCCGGTCCGTTCCCCCGGGATCCTGCGCATCGCCGGGGAGGTCGTCAAAACCGTTCGACAGGCGGCGCGTTGA
- a CDS encoding aminoglycoside phosphotransferase family protein encodes MCAVRMHEDELAVDVPLVGRLIAEQFPRWAGLPLRRLESSGTENAMFRLGADKVVRLPRHPRAVDAIAHELRWLPRLAPALPAASPEPLGRGEPDDRFPWPWSVFGWLDGSNPVPGALEKPVPLAEDLAAYVTALRGIDASEGPPGYRGVPLAARDPFMREALARLAGRVDTAAVTKAWEEALRAPGHTGPPAWAHGDLMAGNLLVTGGRLSAVIDFGTVGVGDPAVDLIAAWCVLPAAARDVLRDAVGAGEAEWARARGWALSIAVIALPYYWDTNPPVAENSRHVIGEILAETA; translated from the coding sequence ATGTGTGCGGTGCGAATGCATGAGGACGAGCTGGCCGTCGACGTCCCGCTGGTCGGCCGGCTGATCGCGGAGCAGTTCCCGCGGTGGGCCGGACTGCCCCTGCGGCGCCTGGAGTCCTCCGGGACGGAGAACGCCATGTTCCGCCTCGGTGCGGACAAGGTCGTACGGCTCCCCCGGCATCCCCGTGCCGTGGACGCCATCGCCCACGAACTGCGCTGGCTGCCCAGGCTCGCCCCCGCGCTGCCCGCCGCCTCCCCCGAACCCCTCGGGCGGGGCGAGCCCGACGACCGGTTCCCCTGGCCCTGGTCGGTGTTCGGCTGGCTGGACGGCAGCAACCCGGTGCCCGGCGCGCTCGAGAAACCCGTGCCCCTCGCCGAGGACCTGGCGGCGTACGTCACGGCCCTGCGCGGGATCGACGCGTCCGAGGGCCCACCCGGCTACCGGGGAGTACCCCTGGCGGCACGGGACCCCTTCATGCGCGAGGCGCTCGCACGCCTCGCGGGGCGGGTCGACACCGCCGCGGTCACGAAGGCGTGGGAGGAGGCCCTGCGCGCTCCCGGGCACACCGGGCCGCCGGCCTGGGCCCACGGCGACCTGATGGCCGGAAACCTCCTGGTCACGGGCGGACGGCTCAGCGCGGTGATCGACTTCGGCACGGTGGGGGTCGGTGATCCAGCCGTCGACCTCATCGCTGCCTGGTGTGTGCTGCCCGCCGCGGCCCGTGACGTCCTCCGGGACGCCGTGGGTGCCGGTGAGGCCGAGTGGGCACGGGCCCGGGGCTGGGCCCTGTCGATCGCGGTCATCGCCCTGCCGTACTACTGGGACACGAACCCGCCGGTCGCGGAGAACTCCCGGCATGTGATCGGGGAGATCCTGGCCGAGACGGCGTAG
- a CDS encoding VOC family protein, with the protein MTTDGFTTCLWFDGRAEEAAHFYVSVFKNSSIGRIARYPEGAPQAAGSVMTVEFTANGHRFLGLNGGPQFKFTEATSFMLFCENQEEIDHYWSKLTENGGEPGPCGWLKDRFGVSWQIVPDRLDAMITDPDPAKTARVTQAFMAMSKFDIATLEKAYAGE; encoded by the coding sequence ATGACCACCGACGGTTTCACCACGTGCCTCTGGTTCGACGGCCGGGCCGAGGAGGCCGCCCACTTCTACGTCTCGGTCTTCAAGAACTCCAGCATCGGCAGGATCGCGCGCTACCCCGAGGGAGCGCCCCAGGCCGCCGGCAGCGTGATGACGGTCGAGTTCACGGCCAACGGGCACCGCTTCCTCGGCCTCAACGGCGGCCCCCAGTTCAAGTTCACCGAAGCCACCTCCTTCATGCTCTTCTGCGAGAACCAGGAGGAGATCGACCACTACTGGAGCAAGCTCACCGAGAACGGCGGCGAGCCCGGCCCCTGCGGCTGGCTCAAGGACCGGTTCGGCGTGTCCTGGCAGATCGTCCCGGACCGGCTCGACGCGATGATCACCGACCCGGATCCCGCGAAGACGGCCCGCGTCACCCAGGCGTTCATGGCGATGAGCAAGTTCGACATCGCGACCCTGGAGAAGGCGTACGCGGGCGAGTGA
- a CDS encoding epoxide hydrolase family protein, producing MTPTPADSGIRPFRIDVPQSDLDDLHDRLDRARWPDELPGVGWTYGVPSGYLRELVRHWRHEYDWRAAEARLNAWPQFTTEIDGARVHFAHIRSPEPDATPLVVTHGWPGSIVEFTDIVGPLTDPAAHGGDPADAFHVVLPSIPGFGFSGPTRETGWEARRIADAWAELMTRLGYDRFGAQGGDWGAAISRELGRVHPGRILGVHLNLLPGGQATTEPTAEELEALSPAERERTLTSWRRWEKWSREGTGYFHVQSTRPQTLSYALTDSPVGQLAWIVEKFQEWTDSGELPEEAVDRDLMLTNVMLYWLTGTAGSSARVYYERAHARGERIAAPQEPSTAPTAVASFFGDPQIPLRHKAERTENIVRWTEFDRGGHFAALEKPDLLVGDVRAFFRRLREKGWFGLCR from the coding sequence ATGACGCCCACGCCCGCCGACAGCGGCATCCGTCCCTTCCGCATCGACGTTCCGCAGAGCGACCTCGACGACCTCCACGACCGCCTCGACCGGGCCCGGTGGCCCGACGAGCTGCCCGGGGTGGGCTGGACGTACGGCGTTCCGTCGGGCTATCTGCGCGAGCTGGTGCGGCACTGGCGGCACGAGTACGACTGGCGGGCCGCCGAAGCCCGGCTCAACGCCTGGCCGCAGTTCACCACCGAGATCGACGGCGCGCGGGTGCACTTCGCGCACATCCGCTCCCCCGAGCCCGACGCCACCCCGCTGGTCGTCACGCACGGCTGGCCGGGGTCGATCGTCGAGTTCACCGACATCGTGGGGCCGCTGACGGACCCGGCCGCCCACGGCGGTGATCCGGCCGACGCCTTCCATGTGGTGCTGCCGAGCATTCCCGGCTTCGGGTTCTCCGGCCCCACCCGGGAGACCGGCTGGGAGGCGCGCCGGATCGCCGACGCCTGGGCCGAACTGATGACGCGCCTCGGCTACGACAGGTTCGGCGCCCAGGGCGGCGACTGGGGTGCGGCCATCTCCCGCGAACTGGGCCGCGTCCACCCCGGCCGGATCCTCGGCGTCCACCTCAATCTGCTGCCCGGCGGGCAGGCGACCACCGAGCCGACGGCCGAGGAGCTGGAGGCGCTGAGTCCCGCGGAGCGGGAGCGCACGCTCACCTCCTGGCGCCGGTGGGAGAAGTGGTCCCGCGAGGGGACGGGCTACTTCCATGTGCAGTCCACCCGCCCACAGACCCTGTCCTACGCCCTCACGGACTCCCCCGTGGGGCAACTCGCCTGGATCGTCGAGAAGTTCCAGGAGTGGACGGACTCCGGGGAGCTGCCCGAGGAGGCCGTCGACCGGGACCTGATGCTCACCAACGTGATGCTGTACTGGCTCACGGGCACGGCGGGTTCGTCCGCCCGGGTCTACTACGAGCGCGCACACGCCCGGGGTGAGCGGATCGCCGCCCCGCAGGAGCCCTCCACCGCGCCCACCGCGGTGGCGTCCTTCTTCGGCGACCCCCAGATCCCGCTGCGCCACAAGGCCGAGCGGACGGAGAACATCGTCCGCTGGACGGAGTTCGACCGCGGCGGGCACTTCGCGGCGCTGGAGAAGCCGGACCTGCTGGTCGGTGACGTGCGGGCGTTCTTCCGCCGGTTGCGCGAGAAGGGCTGGTTCGGGCTCTGCCGGTAG
- a CDS encoding ATP-dependent Clp protease proteolytic subunit, which translates to MTPLTTLTPRAEEGDTPPTRFDDHLAAQLLAQRIVLLGTQVDEVSANRVCSQLLILSAEDTHTDISLYINSPGGAVHAGLAIYDTMRLIPNDVSTLAMGFAASMGQFLLSVGAPGKRYALPNARIMMHQPSAGIGGTTADIEIQAENLEFTKRTIERITAEHTGQSPEAISRDGDRDRWFTAEEAREYGMVDRVVESLADVRPAATRRRMGLQ; encoded by the coding sequence ATGACTCCACTCACGACACTCACCCCGCGGGCGGAGGAGGGCGACACCCCTCCGACCCGCTTCGACGACCATCTGGCCGCCCAACTGCTGGCGCAGCGCATCGTGCTGCTGGGCACCCAGGTCGACGAGGTCTCCGCGAACCGGGTCTGCTCCCAGTTGCTCATCCTGTCCGCGGAGGACACCCACACCGACATCAGCCTCTACATCAACAGCCCGGGCGGTGCGGTGCACGCGGGTCTGGCCATCTACGACACGATGCGGCTGATCCCGAACGACGTCTCCACGCTGGCCATGGGGTTCGCGGCCAGCATGGGCCAGTTCCTGCTGAGCGTCGGCGCGCCGGGCAAGCGCTACGCACTGCCGAACGCGCGGATCATGATGCACCAGCCGTCGGCGGGCATCGGCGGCACCACCGCCGACATCGAGATCCAGGCGGAGAACCTGGAGTTCACCAAGCGGACCATCGAGCGGATCACCGCCGAGCACACCGGCCAGAGCCCGGAGGCCATCTCCCGGGACGGCGACCGCGACCGCTGGTTCACGGCCGAGGAGGCCAGGGAGTACGGCATGGTGGACCGGGTCGTGGAGTCCCTCGCGGACGTCCGCCCGGCGGCCACCCGGCGCAGGATGGGGCTGCAGTGA
- a CDS encoding ClpP family protease — MGTYTIPNVVERTPQGERSYDVFSRLLSERIIFLGTEIDDGVANVVIAQLLHLESSSPESEIAIYLNSPGGSFTSLMAIYDTMTFVQAPISTFCVGQAASTAAVLLAGGDPGRRFVLEHSRVLLGQPAAGGQRGMVSDLALQAKEMVRIRSQVEEVLARHTHHDVAALRADMDRDKVFTAQEAVGYGLADEVLSRRLVTV, encoded by the coding sequence ATGGGTACGTACACGATTCCGAACGTCGTCGAGCGCACCCCGCAGGGCGAGCGGTCCTACGACGTGTTCAGCCGGCTGCTGTCCGAGCGCATCATCTTCCTCGGCACCGAGATCGACGACGGTGTCGCCAACGTCGTCATCGCCCAGCTCCTCCACCTGGAGTCGTCCTCCCCGGAGAGCGAGATCGCGATCTACCTCAACTCGCCGGGCGGCTCGTTCACCTCGCTCATGGCGATCTACGACACCATGACGTTCGTCCAGGCGCCGATCTCCACGTTCTGCGTCGGGCAGGCGGCCTCCACGGCGGCCGTGCTGCTGGCCGGCGGGGATCCAGGGCGGCGGTTCGTGCTGGAGCACTCGCGGGTGCTGCTCGGACAGCCGGCCGCGGGCGGGCAGCGCGGCATGGTGTCCGACTTGGCGCTCCAGGCCAAGGAGATGGTGCGGATCCGCTCCCAGGTGGAGGAGGTGCTGGCGCGGCACACCCATCACGACGTGGCGGCCCTGCGGGCCGACATGGACCGCGACAAGGTGTTCACCGCGCAGGAGGCGGTGGGCTACGGGCTGGCCGACGAGGTGCTCAGCCGGCGCCTCGTCACGGTCTGA